A genomic segment from Bradyrhizobium sp. CB1015 encodes:
- a CDS encoding hydrogenase accessory protein, giving the protein MEFQVGKHDLTRHGLPEVDTATVDEFLGGADEAGAIAVLLSAGDPNRFPEAIDVAVVLPELIAAFGGRLRGAVIARDAERALGVRFGVRVQPTLIFVAKGETLGLIAKIQDWSVYIDRITKLIERPRGQSAAVAVTIVPQHRTQGLAP; this is encoded by the coding sequence ATGGAATTCCAGGTGGGGAAGCATGATCTGACGCGGCACGGCCTGCCTGAGGTCGACACCGCGACGGTCGACGAATTTCTGGGCGGGGCCGACGAGGCCGGTGCGATCGCCGTGCTGCTGTCCGCAGGCGATCCCAACCGCTTTCCCGAGGCGATCGACGTCGCCGTGGTGCTGCCGGAGCTGATCGCCGCATTCGGCGGCCGGCTGCGTGGCGCGGTCATCGCGCGCGATGCCGAGCGAGCGCTCGGCGTGCGCTTCGGCGTGCGCGTGCAACCGACGCTGATCTTCGTCGCCAAGGGCGAAACACTGGGGCTGATCGCCAAGATCCAGGACTGGTCGGTCTATATCGACCGCATCACGAAACTGATCGAAAGGCCGCGCGGGCAGAGCGCCGCCGTCGCCGTCACCATCGTTCCCCAGCATCGCACACAAGGTCTTGCGCCATGA
- a CDS encoding hydrogenase expression/formation protein codes for MKVGFWDAPEGAEQPVSVFPIGEESLNAASGSLTAAGALARLATLDSTELAARCPNAVALLSKMAAAIAEQKADAPNQLFRLANLNDLESKLVADVLGEGEVGGVVALPDGSLAQIQESVLAGIWRVRLETDAASEYVEIGAIPEIVKRAAADLTSADFEIGQAPEGAMNVLPVLAEIRERALAWQPGTRSQIINFTLLPMSPVDMSFLQDTIRNGPIQLVSRGYGTCRVLSTGIRNVWSVQFFNAMDTIILDTLEVGGVPTVALAADEDFEDSAERLQEIIEAYFK; via the coding sequence ATGAAGGTCGGTTTCTGGGATGCGCCCGAAGGCGCCGAGCAACCCGTCAGCGTGTTCCCGATCGGTGAGGAGAGTCTCAATGCGGCGAGCGGCAGCCTGACGGCAGCCGGCGCGCTCGCGCGGCTTGCAACGCTCGACAGCACCGAGCTTGCGGCGCGCTGCCCGAATGCGGTGGCACTGCTCTCGAAGATGGCGGCGGCCATCGCGGAGCAAAAGGCGGACGCGCCGAACCAGTTGTTCCGGCTCGCCAACCTCAACGATCTCGAGAGCAAGCTCGTCGCCGACGTGCTCGGCGAAGGCGAGGTCGGCGGTGTCGTCGCGCTTCCGGACGGTTCGCTGGCGCAGATCCAGGAATCGGTGCTCGCGGGAATCTGGCGCGTGCGGCTCGAGACCGACGCGGCCTCCGAATATGTCGAGATCGGCGCCATCCCGGAGATCGTCAAGCGCGCGGCCGCCGACCTGACGTCGGCCGATTTCGAGATCGGACAGGCGCCGGAGGGTGCGATGAACGTGCTGCCGGTGCTCGCCGAGATCCGCGAGCGCGCGCTGGCCTGGCAGCCCGGCACTCGCTCGCAGATCATCAATTTCACGCTGCTGCCGATGAGCCCGGTCGACATGAGCTTCCTGCAGGACACGATCCGGAACGGACCGATCCAGCTCGTGTCGCGCGGCTATGGCACCTGCCGGGTGCTGTCGACCGGCATACGCAATGTCTGGTCGGTGCAGTTCTTCAACGCCATGGACACCATCATTCTGGACACGCTGGAAGTCGGCGGCGTGCCGACCGTCGCGCTCGCGGCGGACGAGGATTTCGAGGATTCCGCCGAGCGGCTGCAGGAAATCATCGAGGCCTATTTCAAATGA
- a CDS encoding rubredoxin, which translates to MSAFENFGVRQDVADVTRLECGICWTIYDPADGDEVTQIAPGTPFAALPEDWHCPNCDAPKSKFMAIEA; encoded by the coding sequence ATGAGCGCCTTCGAGAATTTTGGCGTGCGTCAGGACGTGGCCGATGTGACGCGGCTCGAATGCGGCATCTGCTGGACCATCTACGATCCCGCCGATGGCGACGAGGTCACGCAGATCGCGCCCGGCACGCCGTTCGCGGCGCTGCCGGAGGACTGGCACTGCCCGAACTGCGACGCGCCGAAATCCAAATTCATGGCGATCGAAGCATGA
- the hybE gene encoding [NiFe]-hydrogenase assembly chaperone HybE codes for MTGSAPNPARDRDAAAWGELLAASYREIGDRAMRDLPIYNGALGVEAVGFRPFNGTMVGIMVTPWFMNVVMPASAMRETSGATVRIRFPAGDIEFTLGEVGQMGRVASCSLFSPMFEFADMAAARATAEAALAELMLPDDSEEAVRRRAPATSQIDRRNFLRGSLTERRG; via the coding sequence ATGACGGGGAGCGCGCCCAATCCTGCTCGCGACCGGGACGCCGCAGCGTGGGGCGAGCTGCTGGCCGCAAGCTATCGCGAGATCGGCGATCGCGCGATGCGCGATCTGCCGATCTACAACGGGGCGCTCGGCGTCGAGGCGGTTGGTTTCCGCCCCTTCAATGGCACGATGGTCGGCATCATGGTCACGCCGTGGTTCATGAACGTGGTGATGCCGGCGAGCGCGATGCGGGAGACGTCCGGGGCAACGGTGCGAATCCGCTTTCCCGCAGGCGACATCGAATTCACCCTCGGCGAGGTCGGACAGATGGGCCGGGTCGCAAGCTGCTCGCTGTTCTCGCCGATGTTCGAGTTCGCCGATATGGCGGCCGCGCGGGCAACGGCCGAAGCTGCGCTTGCAGAGCTGATGCTGCCTGATGACAGCGAGGAGGCGGTCCGTCGCCGCGCGCCCGCGACGAGTCAGATCGACCGGCGTAACTTCCTGCGCGGGTCCTTGACGGAGCGGCGCGGATGA
- a CDS encoding nickel-dependent hydrogenase large subunit codes for MSLVFRNEIDITVWLAGATIADVAIRSRSRPPLTRLFAGKPAASLVPVLPRLFSLCSVAHQVAYLTAIETASGQEMTPAAAHRRVTAVVAERLTELLRGLFVGGIAFDGGSAGAVRAMMQASAVLGVASEGVPEASRREAVAQIKAALAALGILGEGPALAPGSALAVYVARCESKALSPPAVEPSFLTAADDLDIVTRLLAEGPAYSDAPELCGRIPETGVWARRAQREPVPSAASPAARLEARIAEVARLCAWLDHGEANLDDGVVASYRLGAGKAAAAVECARGRLYHAVALDEADRIESFEFLAPTEWNFHARGPLVRSLKGAMLAAGRRGQDAVRALVGSFDPCVGFNLNFREAGHA; via the coding sequence ATGAGCCTGGTCTTTCGCAACGAGATCGACATCACGGTGTGGCTCGCCGGCGCCACCATAGCCGATGTCGCGATCCGGTCGCGCAGCCGGCCGCCGCTGACGCGGCTGTTTGCGGGAAAGCCCGCGGCGTCCCTGGTTCCGGTGTTGCCGCGGCTGTTCTCGCTCTGCTCGGTCGCACATCAGGTGGCGTATCTGACGGCGATCGAAACCGCTTCCGGCCAGGAGATGACGCCAGCGGCCGCGCACCGTCGTGTCACGGCCGTTGTTGCCGAGCGCCTGACCGAGTTGTTGCGGGGCCTGTTCGTTGGAGGAATTGCGTTCGACGGCGGCAGCGCCGGTGCCGTCCGCGCCATGATGCAGGCGAGCGCGGTGCTCGGCGTAGCGAGCGAAGGCGTACCGGAAGCCTCGCGGCGCGAGGCTGTGGCGCAGATCAAGGCTGCGCTCGCGGCACTGGGGATTCTTGGGGAAGGTCCGGCCCTCGCGCCCGGCAGCGCGCTGGCCGTCTATGTCGCACGCTGCGAGAGCAAGGCATTGTCGCCGCCGGCGGTCGAGCCGTCATTCCTGACGGCTGCCGACGATCTCGACATCGTTACGCGCCTGCTCGCGGAAGGGCCGGCCTATTCCGATGCGCCGGAACTCTGCGGCAGAATTCCGGAGACCGGCGTCTGGGCGCGCCGGGCGCAACGCGAGCCCGTCCCGTCGGCGGCGAGCCCGGCGGCGCGGCTCGAGGCGCGCATCGCCGAGGTCGCGCGGCTCTGTGCCTGGCTCGATCATGGCGAGGCCAACCTCGACGATGGTGTCGTTGCGAGCTACCGGCTCGGCGCCGGCAAGGCGGCGGCCGCGGTCGAATGTGCGCGGGGCCGGCTCTATCATGCGGTCGCGCTCGACGAGGCGGACCGTATCGAGAGCTTCGAATTCCTGGCGCCGACCGAGTGGAATTTTCACGCACGCGGACCGCTGGTCCGGAGTCTCAAGGGTGCGATGCTGGCCGCCGGTCGGCGAGGCCAGGACGCGGTCCGCGCGCTGGTCGGCTCGTTCGATCCTTGCGTCGGCTTCAATCTCAACTTCCGCGAGGCCGGCCATGCATGA
- the hypA gene encoding hydrogenase maturation nickel metallochaperone HypA yields the protein MHEMALCEGIIGIVEEEARKRAFAKVNVVCLEIGALSHVAPEALKFCFEAVAARTIARGARLEIVETPGTAWCMDCSKSVEIKQRYEPCPSCAGYHLQVTGGEEMRVRELEVD from the coding sequence ATGCATGAGATGGCACTGTGCGAGGGCATCATCGGCATCGTCGAGGAGGAGGCGCGCAAGCGCGCCTTCGCCAAGGTGAACGTGGTTTGCCTCGAGATTGGCGCGCTCAGCCATGTCGCGCCGGAGGCGTTGAAGTTCTGCTTCGAGGCCGTTGCGGCACGGACCATCGCGCGAGGCGCACGGCTCGAGATCGTGGAGACGCCGGGGACGGCCTGGTGCATGGACTGTTCCAAGAGCGTCGAGATCAAGCAGCGCTACGAGCCGTGCCCGTCCTGCGCCGGCTATCATCTGCAGGTCACGGGCGGCGAAGAGATGCGCGTGCGGGAATTGGAGGTCGACTGA
- the hypB gene encoding hydrogenase nickel incorporation protein HypB, whose amino-acid sequence MCTVCGCSDGKASIEQAHDHHGHDHRHDGHHHHHHHHGHGRDHDHHDDLAPGDAGLLDRGANPAGQTIAGMSSERIIQVERDILGKNDRLAADNRARFRADEVLVFNLVSSPGAGKTSLLVRAVAELKDSFPIGVIEGDQQTSNDAERIRATGVAAIQVNTGKGCHLDAAMVGEAYDRLPWLNGGLLFVENVGNLVCPAAFDLGEACKIVVFSTTEGEDKPLKYPDMFAAASLMLINKIDLAPVLDFDLAKTVEYARRVNPGIEVMTLSARTGEGFSAFYAWIRKRWAKLKQVERAAQG is encoded by the coding sequence ATGTGTACGGTCTGCGGCTGCAGCGACGGCAAGGCATCCATCGAACAGGCGCATGATCATCATGGTCATGACCATCGTCACGATGGGCACCACCATCATCATCACCATCACGGCCATGGGCGTGACCACGATCATCACGACGATCTCGCGCCCGGCGACGCCGGACTGCTCGACCGTGGTGCCAACCCGGCCGGGCAGACGATCGCCGGCATGAGCAGCGAGCGCATCATCCAGGTCGAACGCGACATTCTCGGCAAGAACGACCGGCTCGCGGCCGACAACCGCGCGCGCTTCCGCGCCGACGAGGTGCTCGTCTTCAACCTGGTGTCGAGCCCCGGCGCCGGCAAGACATCGCTTCTCGTCCGGGCGGTCGCGGAATTGAAGGACAGTTTTCCGATCGGCGTGATCGAGGGCGACCAGCAGACCTCCAACGATGCCGAGCGCATCCGCGCCACCGGCGTTGCGGCGATCCAGGTCAACACCGGCAAGGGCTGTCACCTCGATGCGGCCATGGTCGGCGAGGCCTATGACCGGCTGCCCTGGTTGAACGGCGGCCTTCTCTTCGTCGAGAATGTGGGCAACCTCGTTTGTCCGGCGGCATTCGATCTCGGCGAAGCCTGCAAGATCGTGGTGTTCTCGACCACTGAGGGCGAGGACAAGCCGCTGAAATATCCCGACATGTTCGCGGCTGCCTCCTTGATGCTGATCAACAAGATCGACCTCGCGCCGGTGCTTGATTTCGACCTTGCCAAGACGGTCGAATATGCGCGCCGGGTCAATCCGGGCATCGAGGTGATGACGCTGTCGGCGCGCACGGGCGAGGGGTTTTCCGCCTTCTATGCCTGGATCCGCAAGCGCTGGGCGAAGCTGAAGCAGGTTGAGAGGGCTGCGCAGGGTTGA
- the hypF gene encoding carbamoyltransferase HypF — MNGGASAQDGRRLRLHVRGAVQGVGFRPYVYGLATRYRLGGFVANDPHGVVIEVEGERAVDFVEALRLEKPPLARIDEISVQPIGTVASAEFCIRASEQGRVSTRIVADAATCGECLRELFDPNSRFYRYPFINCTHCGPRYTIAERLPYDRATTAMKGFAMCRACADDYANPSSRRFHAEAIACPDCGPRLSHEVADIAAAIAGGKIVAVKGLGGYQLLCDARDDEVVRRLRRRKQRDQKPFAVMVGSVAAVADLAAADAAELALLQTSPRPIVLMASRHRLAPAIAPELSRLGIMLPVAPLHHLIFDALNAAYRRATASWAIVATSANPGGEPLLIDNREAERRLVGIADLIVTHDRDIVTRADDSVAAFVAGRRQFIRRARGYVPEPVRLARSVPPILAVGGALKSTVTVTRGNEAFVSQHIGDLDTAAGVRFFEETVDHLLSTLDVEPVVIAHDLHPNMASTCFAESRGKPLIAVQHHHAHAASVLAEHGVADEVLALVLDGFGYGSDGGNWGGELLLCDGAQFRRLGHLAPMKMPGGDRAAREPWRMAASMLHGLGHGDVIATRFGAQPQAARLGTMLDQSGVPTTTSAGRMFDAAAGLLGLCPVQSYEGEAAIKLEARVRIPRIAEDGWTIENGVLSLSPLFARLAAEQIDAVEGAELFHGTLAAACVDWIHRAAGATGITTVALSGGCFLNAILSAAIERGCRAAGLTPLLQRQLPPNDGGLSLGQAWIAALTLLERQALEGTA; from the coding sequence ATGAACGGAGGGGCGAGCGCGCAGGACGGGAGGAGGTTGCGACTGCACGTGCGCGGCGCGGTGCAGGGCGTCGGATTTCGTCCGTATGTCTACGGTCTCGCCACGCGCTATCGACTCGGCGGCTTCGTCGCCAACGATCCCCACGGTGTGGTCATCGAGGTCGAGGGCGAGCGTGCAGTCGACTTCGTCGAGGCGCTGCGGCTCGAAAAGCCCCCGCTGGCCCGGATCGACGAAATTTCGGTGCAGCCGATCGGCACGGTCGCGAGTGCGGAGTTCTGCATCCGTGCCAGCGAGCAGGGCAGGGTATCGACCCGCATCGTCGCCGACGCCGCGACCTGCGGCGAATGTCTGCGCGAGCTGTTCGACCCGAACAGCCGCTTTTACCGCTATCCGTTCATCAACTGCACCCATTGCGGCCCGCGCTATACCATTGCAGAGCGGCTGCCTTATGACCGCGCAACCACGGCGATGAAGGGCTTTGCGATGTGCAGAGCCTGTGCGGACGATTACGCCAACCCGAGCAGCCGCCGTTTCCATGCCGAGGCGATCGCCTGTCCGGATTGCGGCCCGAGGCTCAGCCATGAGGTCGCGGACATTGCCGCCGCGATCGCAGGCGGCAAGATCGTCGCGGTCAAGGGGCTCGGCGGCTATCAGCTGCTCTGCGATGCCCGTGACGACGAGGTCGTACGGCGGCTCCGGCGGCGCAAGCAGCGCGATCAAAAGCCCTTTGCCGTGATGGTCGGCTCGGTGGCGGCGGTCGCCGATCTCGCTGCGGCCGATGCCGCCGAGCTCGCGCTGCTCCAGACGTCGCCGCGGCCGATCGTGCTGATGGCATCGCGCCATCGGCTCGCGCCGGCAATCGCACCGGAGCTGTCGCGCCTCGGCATCATGCTGCCCGTCGCGCCGCTCCATCACCTGATCTTCGACGCCCTGAATGCGGCCTACCGGCGGGCTACCGCGAGCTGGGCGATCGTCGCAACCAGCGCCAACCCGGGCGGCGAGCCGCTCCTGATCGACAATCGCGAGGCCGAGCGGCGCCTTGTCGGCATTGCCGATCTCATCGTCACGCATGACCGCGACATCGTCACCCGGGCCGACGATTCCGTGGCCGCATTCGTCGCGGGCCGGAGGCAATTCATCCGCCGTGCCCGCGGCTACGTGCCCGAGCCGGTTCGCCTCGCCCGATCGGTGCCGCCGATCCTCGCCGTTGGCGGCGCATTGAAATCGACGGTGACGGTCACGCGCGGCAATGAAGCATTCGTCTCCCAGCATATCGGCGACCTCGACACTGCGGCAGGCGTCCGCTTCTTCGAGGAGACGGTGGATCACCTGCTTTCGACGCTCGACGTCGAGCCCGTCGTCATTGCCCATGACCTGCATCCCAACATGGCTTCGACCTGCTTCGCCGAGTCCAGGGGAAAGCCGCTGATCGCGGTCCAGCATCACCATGCCCATGCGGCTTCGGTGCTGGCGGAGCATGGCGTCGCAGACGAGGTGCTGGCGCTGGTCCTCGACGGCTTCGGCTACGGCAGCGACGGCGGCAATTGGGGCGGCGAGCTCCTGTTGTGCGATGGCGCTCAATTCCGGCGTCTCGGGCATCTGGCGCCGATGAAGATGCCCGGTGGCGATCGCGCGGCGCGCGAGCCGTGGCGAATGGCCGCGAGCATGCTGCATGGCCTGGGACATGGTGACGTGATCGCGACCCGGTTCGGTGCACAGCCGCAGGCCGCGCGCCTCGGCACCATGCTCGACCAATCGGGCGTGCCGACGACGACCAGCGCAGGCCGCATGTTCGATGCGGCGGCGGGGCTGCTGGGTCTCTGCCCGGTGCAGAGCTACGAGGGCGAGGCGGCGATAAAATTGGAAGCGCGTGTCCGCATACCGCGCATTGCGGAGGACGGCTGGACCATCGAAAACGGCGTGCTGTCGCTGTCTCCGTTGTTCGCGCGCCTGGCGGCCGAGCAGATCGATGCGGTCGAGGGTGCCGAGCTGTTCCACGGCACGCTGGCCGCCGCCTGCGTCGACTGGATCCATCGCGCGGCAGGCGCGACCGGCATCACGACCGTCGCCTTGAGCGGCGGCTGCTTCCTCAACGCGATCCTCAGTGCCGCAATCGAGCGCGGCTGCAGAGCAGCCGGCCTCACACCGTTGCTGCAACGCCAGCTGCCGCCCAATGACGGCGGCCTCAGCCTCGGTCAGGCCTGGATCGCCGCGCTAACGCTCCTCGAACGGCAAGCCCTGGAAGGAACCGCCTGA
- a CDS encoding HypC/HybG/HupF family hydrogenase formation chaperone yields the protein MCLAIPAEVTKLLPDEMAIVSIDGVSKEISVALIEDLAVGDYVIIHVGYALTKVDPEEARRTLELLRELSAEGEGVSP from the coding sequence ATGTGTCTCGCGATACCGGCAGAGGTCACGAAACTGCTGCCCGACGAGATGGCCATCGTCTCGATCGACGGCGTCAGCAAGGAGATCTCGGTCGCCTTGATCGAAGACCTCGCCGTCGGCGATTACGTGATCATCCATGTCGGCTACGCCCTGACCAAGGTCGACCCGGAAGAGGCCCGGCGGACGCTCGAGCTGTTGCGCGAGCTGAGCGCCGAAGGAGAGGGGGTCTCGCCATGA
- the hypD gene encoding hydrogenase formation protein HypD encodes MKYADEFRDKEIALGLAKAIRVEADPERAYRFMEFCGGHTHAISRYGLEDLLPKNVRMIHGPGCPVCVLPAGRIDMAIRLAERPDIILCVYGDLMRVPGSQGGSLLKAKARGADIRMVYSTIDALGIAEENPGREIVFFAIGFETTTPPTAVMIRLAEKKQLENFSVFCNHVLTPPAMQNILESPDIRNIGRVEIDGFVGPAHVSTIIGTAPYEFFAEEFGKPVVIAGFEPLDMMQAILMLVRQVNEHRHEVENQYSRAVTRDGNLRAKEEVSDIFELRDQFEWRGLGQVPYSGLKLKRSYAKYDAEIRFGMNELRVDDNPACECGAILRGVKKPVDCKLFGTVCTPETPMGSCMVSSEGACAAHWTYGRFRDHQQKRRAS; translated from the coding sequence ATGAAATATGCCGACGAGTTTCGCGACAAGGAGATCGCGCTCGGGCTTGCGAAGGCGATCCGCGTGGAAGCCGATCCCGAACGAGCCTATCGCTTCATGGAGTTCTGCGGCGGCCACACCCACGCGATCTCGCGCTACGGCCTGGAAGACCTGCTGCCGAAGAACGTGAGGATGATCCACGGTCCGGGCTGTCCGGTCTGCGTGCTGCCGGCCGGGCGCATAGACATGGCGATCCGGCTCGCGGAGCGTCCGGACATCATCCTGTGCGTCTATGGCGACCTGATGCGCGTCCCGGGCTCGCAGGGCGGCTCGCTCCTGAAGGCGAAGGCGCGCGGCGCCGACATCCGCATGGTCTATTCCACCATCGATGCCTTAGGGATTGCGGAGGAAAATCCCGGTCGCGAGATCGTGTTCTTCGCGATCGGCTTCGAGACGACGACGCCGCCGACCGCGGTGATGATCCGCCTCGCCGAGAAGAAGCAGCTCGAGAACTTCAGCGTGTTCTGCAACCACGTGCTGACGCCGCCGGCGATGCAGAACATTCTGGAAAGCCCCGATATCCGCAATATCGGCCGGGTCGAGATCGACGGTTTTGTCGGACCTGCCCACGTCTCGACCATCATCGGTACGGCGCCTTACGAGTTCTTCGCCGAAGAGTTCGGCAAGCCGGTGGTGATTGCGGGCTTCGAGCCGCTCGACATGATGCAGGCCATCCTGATGCTGGTGCGGCAGGTCAACGAGCACAGGCATGAGGTCGAGAACCAGTACAGCCGGGCCGTCACCCGCGACGGCAATCTGCGGGCCAAGGAGGAAGTGTCCGACATCTTCGAGCTGCGCGATCAGTTCGAATGGCGCGGGCTCGGTCAGGTGCCCTATAGCGGGCTGAAGCTGAAGCGCTCTTACGCGAAATACGACGCCGAAATCCGCTTCGGCATGAACGAGCTTCGCGTCGACGACAATCCGGCCTGCGAATGCGGTGCCATCCTGCGCGGGGTGAAGAAGCCGGTCGATTGCAAATTGTTCGGCACGGTATGCACCCCGGAGACGCCGATGGGCTCCTGCATGGTATCCTCGGAAGGCGCCTGTGCCGCGCACTGGACCTACGGCCGCTTCCGCGACCATCAGCAGAAGAGGCGGGCGTCATGA
- the hypE gene encoding hydrogenase expression/formation protein HypE codes for MKAYQRKLDIKNGCVDLSHGSGGRAMAQLISGLFHEAFGNEWLARGNDQSAFDVGAGRMVMTTDGYVVSPLFFPGGNIGSLAVHGTVNDIAMAGAKPLYLSASFIIEEGFRFADLKLIAQSMGQAARDAGVHIITGDTKVVERGKADGLFISTAGVGIVPDGLDLSAENARVGDRVLISGTLGDHGVAIMSRRQNLAFETEIVSDSASLNDLVAKMVEAGGRGIRLMRDPTRGGLAATLNEIAQQSDLGFHLLEEAIPVKPGVAAACELLGLDPLHVANEGKLVAIVAPEAAGAVLAAMRAHPLGRDAADIGEAVADDHHFVQMATSFGGGRIVDWLSGEQLPRIC; via the coding sequence ATGAAGGCCTATCAGCGCAAGCTCGATATCAAGAACGGCTGCGTCGACCTGTCTCACGGTTCGGGCGGCCGCGCCATGGCGCAGTTGATCTCGGGCCTGTTCCACGAGGCCTTCGGCAATGAATGGTTGGCGCGCGGCAACGACCAGTCGGCGTTCGATGTCGGCGCCGGGCGCATGGTGATGACGACCGACGGCTATGTGGTCTCGCCGCTGTTCTTCCCCGGCGGCAATATCGGCTCGCTCGCAGTGCACGGCACCGTCAACGACATCGCTATGGCCGGCGCGAAGCCGCTCTATCTCTCGGCCAGCTTCATCATCGAGGAGGGATTTCGCTTCGCCGATCTCAAGCTGATCGCGCAGTCCATGGGGCAGGCGGCGCGCGATGCCGGCGTCCACATCATCACCGGCGACACCAAGGTGGTCGAGCGCGGCAAGGCCGACGGCCTGTTCATCTCGACCGCGGGGGTCGGCATCGTGCCCGACGGGCTCGATCTCTCGGCCGAGAACGCGCGGGTCGGCGACCGCGTGCTGATCTCGGGCACGCTGGGCGATCATGGCGTTGCGATCATGTCGAGGCGGCAAAATCTCGCCTTCGAGACCGAGATCGTCTCGGATTCGGCATCGCTCAACGATCTCGTCGCCAAGATGGTCGAAGCCGGCGGCCGCGGCATTCGCCTGATGCGCGATCCCACCCGCGGCGGGCTGGCCGCAACGCTGAACGAGATCGCCCAGCAATCCGATCTCGGTTTTCATCTCCTTGAGGAGGCGATCCCGGTCAAGCCGGGGGTGGCCGCGGCGTGCGAGCTGCTCGGGCTCGATCCGCTCCATGTCGCCAATGAGGGCAAGCTGGTCGCGATCGTCGCGCCGGAAGCGGCCGGCGCGGTGCTCGCCGCCATGCGGGCGCATCCCCTCGGCCGCGATGCCGCCGACATCGGCGAGGCCGTCGCCGACGACCACCATTTCGTACAGATGGCGACGAGCTTTGGCGGCGGGCGGATCGTCGACTGGCTGTCCGGCGAGCAATTGCCGCGGATTTGTTGA